One genomic region from Streptomyces venezuelae encodes:
- the folP gene encoding dihydropteroate synthase has protein sequence MLRLGRREFGPHEPVIMAIVNRTPDSFYDQGATFRDEPALARVEQAVAEGAAIIDIGGVKAGPGEEVTAEEEARRTVGFVAEVRRRHPDVVISVDTWRADVGAAVCEAGADVLNDAWGGVDPGLAEVAAKYGAGLVCTHAGGAEPRTRPHRVEYEDVMADILRVTVGLAERAAALGVRRDAIMIDPGHDFGKNTRHSLEATRRLGEMAETGWPVLVSLSNKDFVGETLDRPVKERVLGTLATTAVSAWLGAQVYRVHEVAETRQVLDMVASIAGHRPPAVARRGLA, from the coding sequence ATGCTGCGCTTGGGACGGCGTGAATTCGGGCCGCACGAGCCGGTGATCATGGCGATCGTGAACCGGACCCCGGATTCTTTCTACGACCAGGGCGCCACCTTCCGCGACGAGCCGGCGCTCGCCCGCGTGGAGCAGGCCGTGGCCGAGGGCGCGGCGATCATCGACATCGGCGGGGTGAAGGCGGGCCCCGGCGAGGAGGTCACGGCCGAGGAGGAGGCCCGGCGGACGGTCGGTTTCGTGGCCGAGGTCCGCAGGCGCCACCCCGACGTGGTGATCAGCGTGGACACCTGGCGGGCGGATGTCGGCGCGGCGGTCTGCGAGGCCGGGGCGGACGTCCTGAACGACGCGTGGGGCGGGGTCGACCCCGGGCTCGCGGAGGTGGCCGCGAAGTACGGCGCGGGGCTCGTCTGCACGCACGCGGGCGGCGCGGAGCCGCGGACGCGGCCGCACCGGGTCGAGTACGAGGACGTGATGGCCGACATCCTGCGCGTCACGGTCGGGCTCGCGGAGCGTGCGGCGGCGCTGGGCGTCCGGCGCGACGCGATCATGATCGACCCGGGGCACGACTTCGGGAAGAACACCCGGCACAGCCTGGAGGCGACGCGGCGGCTCGGGGAGATGGCGGAGACGGGGTGGCCGGTGCTGGTGTCCCTGTCGAACAAGGACTTCGTCGGGGAGACGCTGGACCGCCCGGTGAAGGAGCGGGTGCTCGGGACGCTGGCGACGACCGCCGTGTCCGCGTGGCTCGGGGCGCAGGTGTACCGGGTGCACGAGGTCGCGGAGACCCGTCAGGTGCTCGACATGGTGGCGTCCATCGCGGGGCACCGGCCGCCCGCCGTGGCCCGGCGCGGGCTGGCGTAG
- a CDS encoding TIGR00730 family Rossman fold protein translates to MGIPEGMAKPEEQRLGPVLRRRDQVQPGTTDQRLLDTEGDSEWVHTDPWRVMRIQSEFVEGFGALAELPSAISVFGSARTKPDSPEYEAGVRIGRALVEAGFAVITGGGPGAMEAANKGAREAKGVSVGLGIELPFEQGLNQHVDIGVNFRYFFVRKTMFVKYAQGFVVLPGGLGTLDELFEALTLVQTRKVTRFPIVLFGTEYWKGLVDWLRDSVVAGGKASERDLLLFHVTDDVEEAVALVTKETGK, encoded by the coding sequence ATGGGCATTCCCGAGGGAATGGCGAAGCCCGAGGAACAGCGTCTGGGGCCGGTGCTGAGGCGCAGGGACCAGGTCCAGCCGGGCACCACGGACCAGCGGCTGCTCGACACCGAGGGCGACTCGGAGTGGGTGCACACGGACCCCTGGAGGGTCATGCGCATCCAGTCCGAGTTCGTCGAGGGCTTCGGAGCCCTCGCCGAACTGCCGAGCGCGATCAGCGTCTTCGGCTCGGCCCGCACGAAGCCGGACTCGCCCGAGTACGAGGCGGGAGTCCGGATCGGCCGGGCGCTCGTGGAGGCCGGCTTCGCGGTCATCACGGGCGGCGGCCCGGGCGCGATGGAAGCGGCCAACAAGGGCGCCAGGGAGGCCAAGGGCGTCTCCGTGGGCCTCGGGATCGAGCTCCCCTTCGAGCAGGGGCTCAACCAGCACGTCGACATCGGCGTGAACTTCCGCTACTTCTTCGTCCGCAAGACGATGTTCGTGAAGTACGCGCAGGGCTTCGTCGTCCTGCCCGGCGGACTCGGCACCCTCGACGAGCTCTTCGAGGCGCTCACCCTGGTCCAGACCCGCAAGGTCACCCGCTTCCCGATCGTCCTCTTCGGCACTGAGTACTGGAAGGGACTCGTCGACTGGCTCCGCGACTCGGTCGTCGCGGGCGGCAAGGCGAGCGAACGAGACCTCCTCCTCTTCCACGTCACGGACGACGTGGAAGAGGCGGTGGCCCTCGTGACCAAGGAGACGGGTAAGTAG
- the dapE gene encoding succinyl-diaminopimelate desuccinylase: MADITPYETRLDLSQDGAALTATLVDFPSVSGTEQPLADAVEQALRALPHLTVDRYGNNVVARTHLGRGERVVLAGHIDTVPIADNLPSRLDENGVLWGCGTTDMKSGVAVQLRIAATVPEPNRDLTFVFYDNEEVAADLNGLGKIAAAHPDWLEGDFAVLLEPSDNQIEGGCQGTLRVILHTAGERAHSARSWMGSNAIHSAAPILARLAAYEPRKPVIDGLEYHEGLNAVAIQGGVATNVIPDACTVTVNYRYAPDRSPAEALAHVREVFADCDIAEFVVDDESPGALPGLSHPAAEAFMKAVGGSAHPKFGWTDVSRFSALGVPAVNYGPGDAFYAHKRDEHVVVDKIHHCEARLRDWLTA; encoded by the coding sequence ATGGCTGACATCACTCCGTACGAGACCCGGCTGGACCTCTCCCAGGACGGTGCCGCGCTCACCGCCACCCTCGTCGACTTCCCGTCCGTCAGCGGGACGGAGCAGCCGCTCGCGGACGCCGTCGAGCAGGCCCTGCGCGCCCTGCCGCACCTCACCGTCGACCGCTACGGCAACAACGTCGTCGCCCGTACGCACCTCGGCCGCGGCGAGCGGGTCGTCCTCGCCGGCCACATCGACACCGTGCCGATCGCCGACAACCTCCCGTCGCGGCTCGACGAGAACGGTGTCCTGTGGGGCTGCGGCACGACGGACATGAAGTCCGGCGTCGCCGTCCAGCTCCGCATCGCCGCGACGGTGCCCGAGCCCAACCGCGACCTCACCTTCGTCTTCTACGACAACGAAGAGGTCGCCGCCGACCTCAACGGCCTCGGCAAGATCGCCGCCGCCCACCCCGACTGGCTGGAGGGCGACTTCGCCGTCCTCCTGGAGCCCTCCGACAACCAGATCGAGGGCGGCTGCCAGGGCACCCTGCGGGTCATCCTGCACACGGCCGGGGAGCGGGCCCACTCCGCGCGCTCCTGGATGGGCTCCAACGCCATCCACTCCGCCGCCCCGATCCTCGCCCGCCTCGCCGCCTACGAGCCGCGCAAGCCGGTCATCGACGGCCTGGAGTACCACGAGGGCCTCAACGCGGTCGCGATCCAGGGCGGCGTCGCCACCAACGTCATCCCCGACGCCTGCACCGTCACGGTCAACTACCGCTACGCCCCCGACCGCTCCCCGGCCGAGGCCCTGGCGCACGTGCGCGAGGTCTTCGCCGACTGCGACATCGCCGAGTTCGTCGTCGACGACGAGAGCCCCGGCGCCCTGCCCGGCCTCTCCCACCCGGCGGCCGAGGCCTTCATGAAGGCCGTCGGCGGCAGCGCGCACCCCAAGTTCGGCTGGACCGACGTGTCCCGCTTCAGCGCCCTCGGCGTGCCGGCCGTCAACTACGGCCCCGGCGATGCCTTCTACGCGCACAAGCGCGACGAGCACGTCGTCGTCGACAAGATCCACCACTGCGAGGCGCGTCTCCGCGACTGGCTGACTGCCTGA